From Scomber japonicus isolate fScoJap1 chromosome 22, fScoJap1.pri, whole genome shotgun sequence, one genomic window encodes:
- the LOC128383981 gene encoding uncharacterized protein LOC128383981: MIPICLLLVFLNHLCQVIAVHKSSAITQDNGVKTAQVGEHVILQCICQEESVTFIFWYQQTLGGKPQLISSRMKHQTESEMNPDFKERFQVLAKSGDGTNNLSITNINLLDSATYYCGILEFNAIEFGQGVFLHVKTSFSNIQAVVHQPPLEPLRSGDTANLSCTVYTEPYARVQSFYWFRHGVSQPAVMYPREGQCVNISMEEPVKKRCNLYFSIESVNSSNTGIYYCAVASYGEIVFGNGTEIKIAGNSTEVSLLLVYFLSTTLAVFIIVLLVLVFVVHKLKKNLCSVCKGTVSHLTFSPASDNVSQDAANLHYAALSLKKNSEQHRQEDNVESVCVYSRVKSRKV; this comes from the exons ATGATACCTATTTGCCTTCTGCTCGTATTTCTCAATCATTTAT GTCAGGTGATAGCTGTTCACAAGTCCTCAGCTATAACTCAGGATAATGGTGTCAAAACAGCCCAAGTTGGGGAACATGTAATTTTGCAATGCATCTGTCAGGAAGAATCTGTAACTTTTATCTTCTGGTACCAACAAACTCTGGGAGGCAAACCTCAGCTCATATCATCGCGGATGAAGCACCAGACAGAATCAGAGATGAACCCAGATTTTAAAGAGAGGTTTCAAGTTCTTGCAAAAAGTGGAGATGGTACCAATAATCTCAGTATCACAAACATTAATCTATTGGACTCAGCGACATATTACTGTGGGATTTTAGAATTCAATGCAATTGAATTTGGACAAGGAGTCTTCCTTCACGTCAAAACATCTTTTTCCAACATCCAGGCTGTTGTCCATCAACCACCATTAGAACCACTTCGGTCAGGAGACACTGCAAATTTGAGCTGCACAGTATACACCGAGCCATATGCTAGGGTGCAGAGCTTCTACTGgttcagacatggtgtgtctcAGCCTGCCGTCATGTATCCCAGAGAAGGACAATGCGTAAATATCTCCATGGAAGAGCCTGTCAAAAAAAGATGCAATTTATACTTCTCCATAGAGTCTGTGAACTCCTCTAATACTGGGATCTACTACTGTGCTGTGGCCTCCTATGGGGAGATCGTTTTTGGAAATGGAACAGAAATCAAGATCGCGG GAAACTCAACTGAAGTCTCCCTTCTCCTGGTGTACTTTCTGAGCACGACATTGGCAGTTTTCATTATCGTGCTCCTTGTCTTGGTTTTCGTTGTGCACAAGttgaaaaaaaacctctgcTCTGTCTGCAAAG GAACTGTTTCTCATCTGACATTTTCTCCAGCCTCTGACAATGTG AGCCAAGATGCAGCCAACCTCCATTATGCTGCTCTGAGCCTAAAGAAGAACAGTGAACAACACCGTCAAGAGGACAACGTGGAGAGCGTTTGTGTATACTCAAGAGTAAAAAGTAGAAAAGTGTGA